The genome window CCGGATCGTGGAGGGCGTCAGCGGCCGGGTCCGGATGCGCTCGGCCCTGCGGATGCGGTTCAGCTACGGCAAGGTCGTGCCCTGGGTGCACCGGGTCGAGGAGCCCGACGGCGGCCACCGCACGGTCGCCGTGGCCGGCCCCGACTCGGTCTGGCTGGACGGCGCGGCGGAGACGTACGGCCGCGACCTGACCACCTACGCCGACTTCACCGTCTCGGCCGGCGAGAAGGTCACCTTCGCGCTCACCTGGCAGCACTCCCACCTGGCCCCGCCGGAGGCCCCGGACCCGGAGGGCTCGCTCGCGCTGACCGAGGAGTTCTGGCGGGACTGGGTCGCCCAGTGCACCTACCAGGGCCCCTACCGGGACCCCGTGGTCCGCTCGCTGATCACCCTGAAGGCGCTCACCTACGCCCCCACCGGCGGGATCGTGGCCGCGCCCACCACCTCGCTGCCCGAGGACATCGGCGGCGAGCGCAACTGGGACTACCGGTACACCTGGCTGCGGGACGCCGCGATCACCCTCTCCTCGCTGCTGCGCACCGGCTACCGGGAGGAGGCCCGGGCCTGGCGCGAGTGGCTGCTGCGCGCGGTGGCCGGCGACCCGGAGAACCTGCAGATCATGTACTCGATCACCGGGCAGCGCGAGCTGAACGAGTCGGTGCTCGACTGGCTGCCCGGCTACGAGGGCTCCTCCCCGGTCCGGGTCGGCAACGGCGCGGCCGGCCAACTCCAGCTGGACGTCTACGGCGAGGTGGTCGAGGCGCTCTACCTGGCCCAGATGACCGGCCTGTCCCGCAGCGACCACGCCCACCTGCTGCAGCTGCGGCTGATCAGCTACCTGGAGGAGCACTGGAAGGCCCCCGACGAGGGGATCTGGGAGGTGCGCGGGCCGCGCCGGCACTTCGTGCACTCCAAGGTGATGGCCTGGGTCGCGGTGGACCGCACCATCAAGCTGATCGAGCAGACCGAGACCGAGGGCCCGCTGGAGCGCTGGCGGGCGCTGCGCGACGAGATCCACGCGGACGTCTGCGAGAAGGGCTACGACCCGGAGCGCAACACCTTCACCCAGTACTACGGCGGCCGCGAGCTCGACGCCTCGCTGCTGCTGATCCCGCAGGTCGGCTTCCTGCCGCCGGACGACAAGCGGGTGATCGGCACCATCGAGGCGATCCAGCGCGAACTCTCCACCGAGGACGGCTTCGTGCTGCGCTACCCGACCCACGACGAGGTCCAGGGCCACACCACCAAGAACGTCGACGGGCTGTCGGGCCACGAGGGCGCGTTCCTCGCCTGCTCGTTCTGGCTGGCCGACGACCTGGCGATGATCGGGCGGGTCGCCGAGGCGCGGGACCTGTTCGAGCGGCTGCTGGCGCTGCGCAACGACCTCGGGCTGCTCGCCGAGGAGTGGGACCCCCGGCT of Kitasatospora viridis contains these proteins:
- a CDS encoding glycoside hydrolase family 15 protein; the protein is MAGRIEDYALIGDMQTAALVSRDGAVDWLCLPRFDSPAVFAGLLGTDEHGFWRIGPAEAAPVGPVSIAPAPRAPFTDAGELKVPPISAAAPAVPADRRRYRDDSLILEQEWDTPRGTVRVIDFMPPRHLSEQEPVPQMIRIVEGVSGRVRMRSALRMRFSYGKVVPWVHRVEEPDGGHRTVAVAGPDSVWLDGAAETYGRDLTTYADFTVSAGEKVTFALTWQHSHLAPPEAPDPEGSLALTEEFWRDWVAQCTYQGPYRDPVVRSLITLKALTYAPTGGIVAAPTTSLPEDIGGERNWDYRYTWLRDAAITLSSLLRTGYREEARAWREWLLRAVAGDPENLQIMYSITGQRELNESVLDWLPGYEGSSPVRVGNGAAGQLQLDVYGEVVEALYLAQMTGLSRSDHAHLLQLRLISYLEEHWKAPDEGIWEVRGPRRHFVHSKVMAWVAVDRTIKLIEQTETEGPLERWRALRDEIHADVCEKGYDPERNTFTQYYGGRELDASLLLIPQVGFLPPDDKRVIGTIEAIQRELSTEDGFVLRYPTHDEVQGHTTKNVDGLSGHEGAFLACSFWLADDLAMIGRVAEARDLFERLLALRNDLGLLAEEWDPRLKRQVGNFPQAFSHVPLIDTALRLTACGAAYLAPQGQPAGQPVRLPV